Proteins encoded by one window of Ostrinia nubilalis chromosome 23, ilOstNubi1.1, whole genome shotgun sequence:
- the LOC135083423 gene encoding elongation factor Tu, with the protein MSGRILFRSFYYKIIQRPSYKSNVQPCNRLFISVFCNEFSTKAASQIEEKKHCNIGTIGHVDHGKTTLTAAITKVLANDGLAHFVSYDEIDRAPEEKARGITINAAHIGYNTKLRHYAHTDCPGHADYVRNMISGASQMDAAILVVAANDGPMPQTREHLLLAKQVGIQHILVFINKADIVDDELLELVEIEMRELMTDFGYDGNTVPMICGSALKALNGDESEFGAPSIRMLLDTMDSYVPPIVRDLTSPFLMPIDNAFTVPGRGTVVVGTIKRGVMKRNDDADLMGFGYNIKTTLSDIQIFKKSVTEALAGDNVGVLLRGMKMKSVETGMLLCAAKSFQLSNHYKAKIYFLTRNEGGRKKPVFSKYSQQMFSGTWNIAARIDLDPSMHMMMPGDHGEVYITLLEGMVMTQGQPFTIRENNVTVATGIITETLKSIDVPKGKLGKVVMNYE; encoded by the exons ATGAGTGGACGAATTTTATTTCGTTCATTTTACTACAAAATTATTCAAAGACCGTCCTACAAAAGCAACGTACAGCCGTGCAATAGGTTATTTATCAGTGTTTTCTGTAACGAATTCTCAACCAAAGCTGCGAGTCAGATTGAGGAGAAGAAACACTGTAATATTGGTACTATAGGGCACGTAGACCATGGGAAGACCACCTTGACTGCTGCCATTACGAAGGTATTGGCTAACGACGGTTTAGCACATTTTGTTTCGTACGATGAGATTGATAGGGCACCTGAAGAAAAGGCAAGAG GTATAACAATAAACGCAGCTCACATAGGCTACAACACAAAACTCAGGCATTACGCTCACACTGACTGTCCCGGACACGCTGATTATGTACGAAACATGATATCAGGAGCGTCTCAGATGGACGCTGCAATTTTAGTGGTCGCTGCAAACGATGGACCGATGCCACAGACTAGAGAGCACTTGTTGCTAGCCAAACAAGTGGGGATACAGCACATATTGGTGTTTATAAATAAAGCTGATATTGTTGATGATGag CTTTTAGAGTTAGTAGAAATTGAAATGAGGGAACTGATGACTGACTTTGGATATGATGGCAACACTGTGCCAATGATTTGTGGCTCTGCACTGAAGGCTTTGAATGGAGATGAGTCTGAGTTTG GTGCACCCTCAATACGAATGCTTCTAGACACAATGGACTCCTACGTGCCACCCATAGTGCGAGACCTCACCTCTCCGTTCCTCATGCCCATAGACAACGCTTTCACAGTGCCCGGACGAGGCACGGTGGTCGTTGGAACCATAAAGCGGGGAGTTATGAAGAGGAATGACGATGCGGATCTGATGGGCTTTGGGTACAATATCAAGACTACGCTGTCCGATATACAGATATTTAAGAAGAGTGTTACAGAG gCACTAGCCGGCGACAACGTAGGCGTACTCCTAAGAGGCATGAAGATGAAGTCAGTAGAAACTGGAATGCTGCTCTGCGCTGCAAAGAGCTTCCAACTGAGCAACCATTACAAAGCGAAAATTTATTTCTTGACGCGCAACGAGGGTGGCAGAAAGAAGCCGGTGTTTTCGAAATATTCACAGCAGATGTTCAGCGGGACTTGGAATATTGCTGCGAGAATTGATTTGG ATCCATCAATGCACATGATGATGCCTGGTGACCATGGGGAGGTCTACATAACCTTACTAGAAGGCATGGTGATGACGCAAGGCCAGCCGTTCACAATTAGAGAGAACAACGTCACAGTGGCCACTGGAATCATAACCGAGACTCTGAAGTCTATAGACGTTCCTAAAGGGAAACTAGGAAAAGTTGTGATGAATTATGAATAG